The nucleotide window ATCTCATTGTTTTGCCACCAGTACTGGCTGATGCCGTGTCCTGGGACAAAACGTCAAAAGAGGCCACGCAGGCAGCCAATAAAAAGGACTATGAGACTGCCATTACCCTCTTCAAAAAAGCTATTGACGATGCCAAGGGGAGTGGTCTTGAAGCCAAGTTTATTGCTTTGACCATGAGCGACCTTGCCAATGTTTACCGCGATCAGGGTAAAACCACTGAGGCTGAGTCCTTACTTAAGGAAGGGCTGGCTCTCAAAGAAAAGGCTTATGGCAGCATGGATCCAACTCTTGTATCCAGTTTGGCTAATCTTGGTCAGTTTTATAAAAATACCGGTAGATTGCCCGAAGCCAGCGCCATGCTGGAGCGAGCCTGTGCTATCCAGGAAAAGAAGAGTGGTCCAAATAGCGTCATGCTTGTACCGCTTCTCAATGCTAGGGCTAGCATCGCCATGTCCTCCGGTGATGACGAGCAAGCGCTCAAACTTTTAAATAGAGTTGTTAGTCTGGCTAAAGGCTCAAATGATAAAGCCACTCAAATTATCTCGATGAATAATCTGGCTACAGTGCTAAGACGGCAGGGCAAGAGTGCTGAGGCTGAAGCCCTTCTAGCACAGGTAGTGCAATTGCAGACCAGTCAAAAACCGGCTGGCAAAAACGAAGCGGACCGCGGTCAAAATAATGATCACAATAAGGCTGCCGCTCTTACTCAGTTAGCGCGTGTGCGACGTGAGAAGGGCGAGTTTGATAAAGCCAAGCCTCTACTATTGCAAGCTTACAATTTGCTTACTGCTAAGGGCACCACTGAGCCTATTGCCGCTCAGATTGTGGCAATCGACAATCTTGCTACTTGCTGCAAAGAAATGGGTGACTATGCCGAAGCTGTTAAATATTACAGACAGGCCGTTGTATTGCAGGGCAAGGTGAGTGATGCCACTCCCGAAGCTAAAGCTGCTCGTCTTACTAATCTAGCACTTGCTCTTGTGGCATCTGGTGATACCACAGAGTCTGAAGGCTTACTGACAAATTCAGTGCAATTGATGGAGCAGCAGTACGGCAAGGACAGCGACAAAATTGCGCCAGCTCTCTCCAATCTTGCCGAAGTTTATCGCATCGAAAACCGTTTTACTGATGCCGAGCCGACGTTGATACGCACCCTGGAGATACGCAAAAAAGCTCTGGGCGCAACTGATCCTACCGTGGGCGAAACTACAAGCGATCTTGGTGTGCTCTATAAACAGATGGGCAAGGACAGTGACTCTCTCAAGTTTTTTGAAGAAGCAGTTACTGTAAGAGAGACCACTCCTGATACTCCAGAACTCGCCACCGCTTTGCTCAATCTGGCTAAAGCATACCGTCAGTCCGGTCAATATGCTAAAGCCGAGCCGCTCTACAAGCGTGCTCTCACTATTCGTGAAAAGAACTTTGGCACAAACGACCAGCAAGTGGCAGCAGTGTTGCGCAACTACGCAATATTGCTAAGAGCAATGGATCGCAAAGACGAAGCTAAAGCACTCGATAGGCGCGCACTCAAAATCGAAGATGTCGCTGACAACTAATTAGTTAATTGTCGTCGTCGTCAGTGACTACAGTGCAGTCAACGTAAGCGACACCATGAGAAATGGTGCCTAATTTTGTTGCAGCCGCTTTGGAAAGATCCATCACGCGCCCCTTGGCGTATGGTCCTCTGTCATTGACTTTGACTACTACTGATTTGCCGCTTTTGGGGTCTTCAACCAGTACTCTGGTCTTAAAGGGTAGTTTGAGGTGTGCAGATGTTAGCTTGTACATGTCGAAGATTTCGCCAGAAGCAGTCTTGCGTCCATGAAAAGGCACACCGTACCAGGAGACATTGCCGCTAAAGTTTTTAGGCACTGGCTGTGACTTTGCTGCTGGTTTGGCTGCTATCAGGTTGCTGGCATGGGCCTCTGAAGCGCTGGCTGTAACTATGGCTAAAACCAGAGAAAAAAGGGCAGGCAAGGTGTGCTTTGCATTTTTCACGTGAACTGTTTCCATGGTTTTCCTCGATAGGGTAGCTCGTCCTAATTACTTACCCGAATTCTTACCCAGATTTATCTCTACTTTGTTTTGCCCCGAGCCTTTTTTTACTTTTACGTAAGGGGAGTTGATATCCACACTTCCACTGCCTTCGTCAACATTGACTTTAATACCTGGCAGGCTGATATCTACTTTGGCTTCGCCAGTGCCATCGGTTTTGGGAGCGGCGATATCGATTTCGGTAGTGTCATCTTTATCGGTCACCGGAGTGCTGTTATCACTCTGGTCTGTGTTGTCGGCATCCTTTTGCTGTTCGCTCTGGATAATTGTAGTTTTGCCGTCACTATCGACTTTGATGGTCTGCTTCTTTGATTCCACCTTAACTGTGTTATGCTGGCCCGAGTCGCTATCACTGCAACCTGTCATAAATAGGCTACAGGCGATAACACCTATTAACGGCGCGCAAAGGGCATAAAAGTTCCTGTAAAGAGCGCAAAATTTAACCATGAGTACCTGCTTGAGCGAGCCATAACACGCTAACAGGTTAGCACAGTGTCCTGTTTTGGCGGTTATAATAGCGCCATGGATCTAATTCATTTTCTCTTTTATCTGGTTGTGTCGGCTGTCTGTGCCGGTATCGCTATGCGTGTGGTGCCGCCCGTACCTGGTCGCGGTAACAATCCCGGCGGTTTTTTGTCCACAGCAATTGTCGGTATTATCGGTGCTTGGCTCGGCAACTATATACTCGGACCAATTGGCCCAACTCTTGAGGGGGTGCCCCTTGTGCCCGCAGTGATAGGTTCACTGGTATTTGTTTTTGCTCTATCTATGGTGTCGCGGGTAGTATCTTTTAAGTTGCCTGTTGGTGGTGCAAACTCCAGCAAGAAGTCCAAATAGTGCATGGCACGCCCGCGCAAATATGCCAGCAAAGTGGACGATGAGCTTGAGCGCTATGTCAGTGCTCATCGCATTGAACTGCTTAACTTATTATTCGACAAAGATAGTAATGATCGGACCAGTGTAGTATCAGCGTTTACTGCTCTGGCATTTGCTCTGACTGGCAGTGTTCAATCTACTAAACCGACTTTGTCCCAGTTAAAGACTTTAGTCAGCCGCTA belongs to Candidatus Obscuribacter sp. and includes:
- a CDS encoding tetratricopeptide repeat protein, yielding MKKTLLLALTCSITANLIVLPPVLADAVSWDKTSKEATQAANKKDYETAITLFKKAIDDAKGSGLEAKFIALTMSDLANVYRDQGKTTEAESLLKEGLALKEKAYGSMDPTLVSSLANLGQFYKNTGRLPEASAMLERACAIQEKKSGPNSVMLVPLLNARASIAMSSGDDEQALKLLNRVVSLAKGSNDKATQIISMNNLATVLRRQGKSAEAEALLAQVVQLQTSQKPAGKNEADRGQNNDHNKAAALTQLARVRREKGEFDKAKPLLLQAYNLLTAKGTTEPIAAQIVAIDNLATCCKEMGDYAEAVKYYRQAVVLQGKVSDATPEAKAARLTNLALALVASGDTTESEGLLTNSVQLMEQQYGKDSDKIAPALSNLAEVYRIENRFTDAEPTLIRTLEIRKKALGATDPTVGETTSDLGVLYKQMGKDSDSLKFFEEAVTVRETTPDTPELATALLNLAKAYRQSGQYAKAEPLYKRALTIREKNFGTNDQQVAAVLRNYAILLRAMDRKDEAKALDRRALKIEDVADN
- a CDS encoding septal ring lytic transglycosylase RlpA family protein, with the translated sequence METVHVKNAKHTLPALFSLVLAIVTASASEAHASNLIAAKPAAKSQPVPKNFSGNVSWYGVPFHGRKTASGEIFDMYKLTSAHLKLPFKTRVLVEDPKSGKSVVVKVNDRGPYAKGRVMDLSKAAATKLGTISHGVAYVDCTVVTDDDDN
- a CDS encoding GlsB/YeaQ/YmgE family stress response membrane protein, giving the protein MSCFGGYNSAMDLIHFLFYLVVSAVCAGIAMRVVPPVPGRGNNPGGFLSTAIVGIIGAWLGNYILGPIGPTLEGVPLVPAVIGSLVFVFALSMVSRVVSFKLPVGGANSSKKSK